A single region of the Syngnathoides biaculeatus isolate LvHL_M chromosome 17, ASM1980259v1, whole genome shotgun sequence genome encodes:
- the egfl7 gene encoding epidermal growth factor-like protein 7, translating to MSWERKMIQTALLAALLLLHAAASSYAHHHGRRVCGSRDAHPQQGRHVVTAIESYVLPLHKPYMAMCQGHRLCSTYKTTYTVAYRLVSRVAYSSNLYPECCPGWRRLHSLNCNRAVCKDACLNGGSCLKPDWCACLPGWTGRQCGTDVDECTAQHPCSQMCVNTPGSFRCSCREGFALAEDARTCRRLGPSAAPPSGGSSGIMPGNVTEEVQSLRSRVELLEKKLQVALAPYTSVFPDEGASDNSVTLLSHSFRQLDRIDSLSEQIGFLEERLGTCSCQEN from the exons ATGTCGTGGGAAAGGAAAATGATCCAAACGGCGCTCCTCgccgccctcctcctcctccacgccGCGGCCTCGTCCTACGCTCACCATCACGG GAGGAGGGTGTGCGGCAGCCGGGATGCGCACCCCCAGCAGGGGCGCCACGTCGTCACGGCGATCGAGTCCTACGTCCTCCCGCTGCACAAGCCCTACATGGCCATGTGTCAGGGCCACCGCCTCTGCAGTACCTACAA GACGACGTACACGGTGGCTTACCGTCTGGTGAGCAGAGTCGCGTATTCGTCCAACTTGTACCCGGAATGTTGTCCGGGATGGAGACGCCTGCACTCGCTTAATTGCAACCGAG CCGTGTGCAAAGACGCCTGCCTCAACGGCGGCTCGTGTCTGAAACCCGACTGGTGCGCGTGTCTGCCGGGATGGACGGGACGCCAGTGTGGGACAG ACGTGGACGAGTGCACGGCGCAGCATCCGTGCTCTCAAATGTGCGTTAACACGCCGGGCAGTTTCCGATGCTCCTGCCGCGAGGGTTTCGCGCTGGCCGAGGACGCCCGCACCTGCCGCCGCCTCGGACCCTCGGCGGCGCCGCCTTCAG GCGGATCGTCGGGTATCATGCCTGGGAATGTGACGGAGGAAGTCCAGAGTCTGAGGAGCAGAGTGGAGCTTCTGGAAAAG AAGCTACAAGTGGCGCTCGCGCCGTACACCAGCGTTTTCCCGGACGAGGGCGCGTCGGACAACAGCGTCACGTTGTTGTCGCACTCCTTCCGTCAGCTGGACCGCATCGACTCCCTCAGCGAGCAGATCGGATTCCTGGAGGAGCGCCTGGGAACCT GTTCCTGCCAGGAAAACTAA
- the LOC133490434 gene encoding transcription factor 7-like 1-D — protein MPQQPVVHSQPSFSFPAAPPQPKKSLPVVPLPEGATLHAVGMLNGEVLYAAVDASQATPPPLPPAASTCPSDRKRKCKRRRKSAGVKKPPNAFMCFLRERRPEFKNQHKDSVAVNKLLAQLWTSMSKEQQAKYYEQAYMEKMVHEQMSSGGSSSSSSSTNDDDNNNNTGPKKKRRRGGASAARHAVSTAAHRDADGWNTGDDAPASTYSSSFTSSSSSLSSWLEAVITAEGVDSPDEPCTSASCAAGPRAAAAAAPRSAPSDPNKCPDSGDESDIEGMDAQLLHLLGCC, from the exons ATGCCGCAGCAACCGGTCGTCCACAGCCAGCCGTCTTTTAGCTTCCCGGCCGCTCCGCCGCAGCCG AAAAAAAGTCTACCGGTGGTGCCGCTGCCCGAAGGCGCCACGCTGCACGCCGTCGGGATGCT GAACGGCGAAGTGCTGTACGCGGCAGTGGACGCCTCTCAGGCGACGCCTCCGCCTCTTCCTCCCGCCGCATCCACCTGCCCCTCCGA CCGTAAAAGAAAGTGCAAGCGGCGACGCAAGTCGGCCGGCGTCAAGAAGCCGCCGAACGCCTTCATGTGCTTCCTGAGGGAACGGCGGCCGGAGTTTAAGAATCAGCACAAGGACAGCGTGGCTGTCAACAAGCTGCTGGCGCAGCTG TGGACGTCGATGAGCAAGGAGCAGCAGGCTAAATACTACGAGCAGGCCTACATGGAGAAGATGGTGCACGAGCAAATGTCTTCGGGCGgctccagcagcagcagtagcagcaccaacgacgacgacaacaacaacaacacc GGCCCCAAGAAGAAGAGGCGGCGCGGCGGCGCCTCGGCCGCGAGACACGCCG TTTCCACAGCGGCGCATCGCGACGCCGACGGCTGGAACACGGGCGACGACGCGCCCGCCTCCACGTACTCGTCCTCCTTcacctcctcgtcgtcgtctcTCTCCTCATGGCTGGAAGCCGTCATCACCGCCGAGGGCGTCGACTCCCCCGACGAGCCGTGCACCTCCGCGTCGTGCGCCGCCGGGCCGCgcgccgcagccgccgccgcgCCGCGTTCCGCGCCGTCCGATCCCAACAAGTGTCCCGACTCGGGCGACGAGTCCGACATCGAGGGCATGGACGCTCAGTTGCTGCATCTGCTCGGATGCTGTTAG